Genomic segment of Drosophila takahashii strain IR98-3 E-12201 chromosome X, DtakHiC1v2, whole genome shotgun sequence:
CTcctttcttatattttttacgatatattttGAGGATCGTTGCTGAATCACTTCTCCCATCAATGCACTTGACTAAACTGTGTGTTATAAAGGGGTTCCAAAGTTTACGTTCTATTTTTATAGTGGCTGCAgattacattttctattttcaccaAAGCTATAGATTAGGagatctatttttaaaatggttttagaTAATACTACCAAGTTTGCACTGCAATTTAAGGTTTTCACAAtggtttttgttaaatttacagTGAATTATTATAGTTATTAGCGAGTGGCCACTGAAGTTGGGTAGAATATGCAATTGTTTACCAACAAATTCGCTTTGCAGTGCCGTAATTCTTGtgaaataaggaaaaacaatggaacaatgttgttgttgttgttgttgggcgaatggaaaatgggaaaaggaaaatgggTGCAAGGCCAGAAAGCAACGAAGCACGATCGcaaagaggagaaggagaaagagagagctaGTGGAAAAACCATCTTTTTCCAGCCAAAAACCgagatgaaaaaaaaacagctgtttgggtttttccccgttttcttttgtatttgattttCGTGAAAACAGTGGGCGGTTGGGTGTTTAAagtgcagcggcagcaggGTTGCCACCTTTTGCGGAGCTGTTGcgtcgttgttgtttttattgctaTTTTGGCGTCGGTTCTTGAAACTCGAAACGgcagagagacagagagagagagagagagagggcgcGCGCATTTTGTAtcaagcgagagagagagagcgagagagccaATTCATCGAATAAgaataaattgaattataattttaaaatcgtcaaTTAACACTTCAAGCATATTTAATTAAGCAATTACAAAAACGACAAAAGGCAGCCGTGTTAATGGGTTTCTTGTAAATTCTATGGCGAAACTTTTGACTAAGTCTAAATGGATTTCTCAGTGGTTTTTTGCCCTTAACAGAGCATTTTCCCgagaaattcaattaaaacgtGACGATAAATAATGGATATATTTgtactttttgttttatcaactGGGTTGGGTATCTCAAATGTCCTTTCAAGGCACAAAATTTACAATCCACCATTactcaatataaataatatttaatagaaaACATAAAGCGAGTCCAATTGGACTTTAAAATGCCGGCAAGTCCAATTGGCTTGCCTTCGGGCGCTTAACAGCAACACTGTTAACAGTTAACAGCACGCTGTATAATGTTGGACGCTGAATTCGGCTCTCTCCTCTCCTCACCGCTCCACTCCTCTCTTTTTTCAACCTAACCAAACAGAAAAACTGGAggcttactttttttttttgttgatgatCGCcgttgtttttccttttcggctattttatttccaggcttttggctttttaaaCGCGTTGCGCTGCAGTTATTCCACACAtgtttgtagttgttgttggtggttgcagctgccgccgctgctgctgctgttgttgttgttagtgGTAAGAGAGGGACGTCGATATGTGacgcgcacacacacaaacacacacacaggcacacgcagcaaagagagagagaggcaaacaaaaaagattttttttcgttactcgttgttgttgttgctgctgccgccgctgccccTTTTTCTATGTTTCCATTTCGTAGCGCCTTTAATTAACAAACTTTTcacaacattttcaatttccctTCGTTTTTCGCAGCTCTCTCCACGGTTTTTCTGCCTTTCCGCCCGTCTGCCACAAAAAGAGCGCGTCGTCCGCAGTGTACAAAAAAAAGGCACACAccaaaagaggaaaaaaaaacacacactcacactcacgcACGCACACGCATACCCAGACACGGGCGAATCGGGGACCGAAATGCTAAATAAAAAGCGTTTCGTTTTCGCTTTCGCCGTTCGCGTGCTCTccgtttttccgcttttccgatTTTCCAGCGGCCCGgactctatttatttatttatttagcacGCCGCCTGTGTTTCGCGCTGCATTTTCCTCGGCCAGCAATTCGTTTCTGGGGATGAGGACTTTTGCCCCGTCTCTAGCGCCGCAGAAATCGGATGGCAACTCTttcgatgcatcgatgtttttctccCACAATCGATGTTTTTGTCCCATCACCAGAACGACGTAAGCAAACGTAAGTGTCATTAACTCAGAGAGGAGAGAGGATTTAGTAACACGCCATCTACAACAGCTCCAATGGATCGGAACATGGCTAAGCGGTGACTGCAACCGGCATGTCCATGAATTTGCTTTTccgtaaaagaaaaaaaatatgtattgcaacggaatttaaaaaaaaaaacgaggacggaagctaattTCGCCAAAAATTTGGAAACATCTTCAAACcatcgaaaacatcgatgtctGCGAACCTGTACTTTTCGTGAAATGAAGACTGTGCAGTGTTGCCAGAAACTTCCAGTGAAACTTTACGTATTTCGTTACGTTTTTATTGCACTTTACGTATTTATTTACTCGGCTGatctgagtactaggctttagatTGCAAAAAtctatgtaatttattttattagaaaataaaataatgaataaaataataatgaaaataataaatttggcATTTTGCGGTATTTAATGCTGGAAAAAAGtcagtatttttatattttagtacTGACACGTCAATGGTCTTACTGCGGAGCGTGTCCTCGCTTAGCCGCGTCACCCACCTTGAACACAATAAGGcgccaaatttaaattcaaagaaatcTATTTTGGGAAAATGTACTTTCAAATGGAAATATAACTactaactatttatttataaaactagAAATCTTTAAGTATTAAGAATTTTTGCAGTACAAGAACAAATATACTCACGACTCGAAACCGGTTTagttagaaaatataaatccaGTTATCTTTAGTACCGAAGAAGTTGTAAAATTGTGACCCGATTATTCAAATGAGGATCGTAAAAGGGTCGTTTCGATGCGTGCTTATATGGAcgattaaatgtttttaattttaatgcctTTTTGAGGCGCTTACTTATAagaatcaaaatcaaatttaacgAAATTCAGTTTACTTTTCGGTTGCAGTTGCCACAGTTCGCCAATTTCAGCGAAATGAGAGCGCCATTGATTGCCTTCTTTCTGTTGATTTTGATATCCTGGGTATCCTCAAATGAAATCTTCAAACCTCGTCAAAATGTTGAAAATCCCTGCAGTGAACATCGAATTTGGCGGCCCATTCTCGATCGATTCGTAAAGGTTAATGCCAGCGAGGAGCTGAAAAGCCAAGTGAATGCTATGGCAGAGACCATCAAGGATTTGCAGAGTCAGATAGTGGAAAAAACCCAGGAAATCAAGGATCAAAGTGCCAGAGTTCGAGTTTTGACGGCAAATATAAAACACTTGCGGGCCGAAGTGAAAAACAAAGATAAACAGATCACAGAAATAAACGGCGATCTCTTGAAGTGCAGTCCCAAAAATCCCCAACTTAATAGTTCAACCGGTTGGTTAACTATTCAAAAACGTTTTGACGGAACCGAGAATTTCGATCGATCCTGGCGGGATTACAAAGACGGTTTCGGCAATCCAAAAGGAGAATTTTTCATCGGGCTGGAGAAAATTCACCTCATGACTCGTGAACGACCACACGAACTGTATATAAATCTGGGCAAGATTGATGGTTCCACGGGATACGCTCATTACGACGACTTTAGGATCGGAAGTGAGCAGGAATCGTTTGAGCTGCAATCGCTGGGCCTCTACGAAGGcaccgctggcgattcgctgAGACTCCATGAGCACCAGAAGTTCACCACACTCGACAGGGATAATGATTCCTATCGTCTGAATTGCGCTGCCGACGAGTACGGTGGCTGGTGGTACTACAACTGCGCCCAGAGGTAAGCGAACTACTTAACTAGCACTTAACTACTCCTTAACTAGCACTTAACTActacttaattattttaatccaACGAATTTCAAAATACAGCAGGCTTTACTTTCTACCACTTAACTACTACTTAACTTTTACTTAACTTTTACTTAACTTTTACTTAACTTTTACTTAACTACTACTTAACCCTTTTAATCCAACTATTTTCAAATTACAGCATGCTCAATGGAAAGTTTTACAAAGAGGGACACTCTAGGGATAATAAAACGAATGGAATTTTATGGGGTTCCTGGCACAACAACGATTGGACCCAATCGCTTACTTTTGTGGAAATGATGATAAGGCCTAAAACATTGTAAACTAATGTtgtgtaataaaatatatcataaaagaatctttgaatttactatacaaaaattttattgtttttaacttTCTCTAGTTTATGAAATAAGTTCCtaataacatttttggttggctctgcaaaaaaaattaaatcaaaaagttaCTTATTTCTTGACTTAGCATTGCGCtgctagaaaaaaatattaaatttacattgttaaactaaatattattccgaattttgaaataaaaaaatcaaatataaatctatatttttgtACAGTGTACACAGACATGTAAGTGcggtatttttgtggtattttctgGGTTACCATATTTTACCCAAGTGAAACCTTGTGATATCGAAGTACGATAGGCCCGATATCGATAGCAGTCTTGTTtttgtacaaaatattttattttattttcgattcgattcgttttttgggtttttggccGATTTCTAAATTGAGAACGCAGCGCAAAGCGATTCGGTGTCCAAATTGCCAGTGCATCGAGCCAAAAGAGAGGAGTGTCAGCCAGGGAAACCAGGGAAATCAGGGAAACCAAGGCAACCAGCGCGGAAAGCCACAACAATCGGTGGCGAAATCGGGAGATAGCAGCTATATTCCAATTCCAGCACTCCAGTGGTGAGTAGTGCTCAGTGCCCAGCGAGCAGTTCCGGCGAGCAGACCCGTGAGATAAAGCAGCGCATCGAATAGGTCGCAATTACTTAGTGTTTCCCTTTTCCAGACGCAGCTGATCCGAAGATCCCAGATCCCAGACCCCCGAATCCCGCCCAGAGCCACCCTAATCATGTCCAGCGACGCCACCACGCCAGTGCTGCGCAACTGCATCCGGCTGCCGCTGCCGGAGGACGAGCTGCTGGAGGTGACGGCGAAGGCCAAGGACTATGCCATCATGCACGGCGCCGCCATGCGATCGAAGACCGCCTTCAGCCAGGACTCGCTCAATGTGGGTGCTACAGTCGAGCCTCGCTAGCTGTCGATCTCtttatattttgcattatCAAATTAAGttagtttttcatttatttgcatttttttaaggtttttattttcacatctcagttgatttttttcattttttttataagctgTCAAGGATTTAGTCCattatcaaatttaaataattttgcatttatttggattttttttagatttttcttTTGACATCTCAgttgtttttttctatttctgaTAATGATTTATTATTCTATATCGCATCtttgtaaatgttttaattccagtattttatttatttgcttgcaatatttttagatttttcttttcatatctcaattgttttttttcatttttttgataagctgttcagtttttattattctatATCGCAAATAGggtatatgtttttatttcaatataaaatttagctagtttttcatttattcgaattttgtaatatattttttttattcagtttTAGCTATTATacataaattgcatttaaaatttaataactggTATTTAGGGAAAGACGTAACTAGTCGACAATTGATAAaaccttttatttatattcatgatttaacattttatgagTAATAGGcgtgtttatattttatgtttacttTTACATTTGCGTAAGAAAGATAATATTAGATTGGGATTGAAAATTAAGGATGATGAAATCTTGCATTTCCAGATCTGtggtattttatttgtagTGCCTCAAGTGATTTAAAGTAGTTTTAAAAAGAGCAAAGCTGTGGGTAGATATTTaagtatacatttttgtaGGTATTTACAAACCATAGTAACTACATTTTaagttgtatattttattacccAATTTGTTGGCCCATTTGCCAGCCCATTTGTAAGGGAAATAGCTTCTGAAAAAGGTTGTTAATCAATTAGATTTAGGGTACTCTAAATTTAGAACTTGATTGATCGAGATTCAGGCTAGAGTGGTTCGACTGCAGTTAACGACTGCAGTTACtaaatcaaattcttttgcaGTTTGCCCCCTTTGTCCTGGTGCCCTCCTCGTTTCCGCGCAAGGAGTTCGAAAAGGCGGTGGCCCTGCAGCCGATAATCAACCGGCTGATGCACAACGTGGCCCACGACGAGGAGTTCATCACGACGACGCTGGCGGAGACGATCAAGGTGGACGAGTTCACGGCCAATCTGTTCAACATCTACCGCAAGGTGCTGGCGCACGGGTTCACCCAGGTGAGATTCCGTCAGCCGATCACCGATCACCGATCTCCAAACCTCCAAACCTCCGCCCTGCAAATCACCCATCTCATATTCAACCCATCGGGAGCACATCTACAGGCAGCCAGTGGGTTTCTCGCTAGAATTTATTGGGCCCCTCCACCCGCGGTCGCAATCTAATCGCAGCCCCTCCATAAATCGCCCGGCCATAGTCATAGCCAAAGGAACTCGGTGTAGTCGCTAATCTCGCGTGATTTATGCGAGCATCCTGGTCGCGCAGCTCCTTATCGTTTAGCCCATTTAGCCGCTTGTAAATCGACATAGGACAGCCCATCCCACTGAACGCTAGCCCTTTGCCACACTGCTATCCcctattatttttgatttacttTAATTTCCCCTAACGAAAGCAGCACAGAGACGAGTTTCATGAACTTTGTGAAGTCGAAAAGAACTTATTATTTGCATATCACACTTTTGTTTATATCGGAAAGTCTTATAAATGATAATTTctgatttattattaatctTTAAAGCGAATTCTTTTTAATAGAAGATGATAAAAGctagaataataatataaaatattaaaaacgccttatttacaaatattttcaatgtaAATCCTATTATAATGCTAA
This window contains:
- the LOC108066878 gene encoding fibrinogen-like protein 1 translates to MRAPLIAFFLLILISWVSSNEIFKPRQNVENPCSEHRIWRPILDRFVKVNASEELKSQVNAMAETIKDLQSQIVEKTQEIKDQSARVRVLTANIKHLRAEVKNKDKQITEINGDLLKCSPKNPQLNSSTGWLTIQKRFDGTENFDRSWRDYKDGFGNPKGEFFIGLEKIHLMTRERPHELYINLGKIDGSTGYAHYDDFRIGSEQESFELQSLGLYEGTAGDSLRLHEHQKFTTLDRDNDSYRLNCAADEYGGWWYYNCAQSMLNGKFYKEGHSRDNKTNGILWGSWHNNDWTQSLTFVEMMIRPKTL
- the Gss2 gene encoding glutathione synthetase isoform X3, which produces MSSDATTPVLRNCIRLPLPEDELLEVTAKAKDYAIMHGAAMRSKTAFSQDSLNFAPFVLVPSSFPRKEFEKAVALQPIINRLMHNVAHDEEFITTTLAETIKVDEFTANLFNIYRKVLAHGFTQICTQRTGTCG